In Agelaius phoeniceus isolate bAgePho1 chromosome 14, bAgePho1.hap1, whole genome shotgun sequence, a single genomic region encodes these proteins:
- the GJB1 gene encoding gap junction beta-1 protein, translating to MNWAGLYTVLSGVNRHSTAIGRIWLSVIFIFRIMVLVVAAESVWGDEKSAFTCNTQQPGCNSVCYDHFFPISHIRLWALQLILVTTPALLVAMHVAYQQHQEKKLLVMTGHADAKHMEEVKKHKMRIAGSLWWTYVCSVVFRLLFEAVFMYIFYMLYPGYQMMRLVKCEAYPCPNTVDCFISRPTEKTIFTVFMLVTSSVCIILNMAELVYLVVRACARRSQHHSNPSSAKGSFYGHKHSSEYKQNEINQLLTEQDGSLKDMLRRNSGLQEKGDRCSAC from the coding sequence ATGAATTGGGCCGGGCTGTACACGGTGCTGAGCGGGGTGAACCGCCACTCCACCGCCATCGGGCGCATCTGGCTCTCTGTCATCTTCATCTTCCGGATAATGGTGTTAGTGGTGGCAGCCGAGAGCGTTTGGGGGGATGAGAAATCTGCCTTCACCTGCAACacccagcagcctggctgcaacAGCGTCTGCTATGACCACTTCTTCCCCATCTCCCACATCCGCCTGTGGGCGCTGCAGCTCATCCTCGTCACCACGCCAGCCCTTCTCGTGGCAATGCACGTGGCctaccagcagcaccaggagaagAAGCTGCTGGTGATGACCGGGCACGCGGATGCCAAGCACATGGAAGAGGTCAAGAAGCACAAGATGCGCATAGCGGGATCGCTGTGGTGGACATACGTCTGCAGCGTGGTCTTCAGGCTGCTCTTCGAGGCCGTGTTCATGTACATCTTCTACATGCTCTACCCAGGCTACCAGATGATGCGGCTGGTAAAGTGCGAGGCTTACCCCTGCCCCAACACTGTCGACTGCTTCATCTCCCGGCCCACTGAGAAGACCATCTTCACTGTCTTCATGCTGGTCACCTCCAGTGTCTGCATCATCCTCAACATGGCAGAGCTGGTCTACCTGGTGGTGCGGGCCTGTGCCCGCCGAAGCCAGCACCACTCCAACCCCTCGTCGGCGAAGGGCTCCTTCTACGGGCACAAGCATTCCTCTGAGTACAAGCAGAACGAGATCAACCAGCTGCTGACAGAGCAGGACGGTTCCCTCAAGGACATGCTGCGCCGCAactctgggctgcaggagaaggGTGACCGCTGCTCTGCCTGCTAG